GGCCTCAAATTCGATGAATGAGCCCAAACCCTGGACGCTGTCCAGGTGGATGCGCACGTTGTCCAGCAGGTAGAGTGTTCTCTGCTTGTCGACGACGACCACCACATCCAAGGCCAAGCTCAAGACCTGGCACAACTTCTTCCCGTCGGGCACAAGACAGATGAGGTAGCGGCTCTCGCGGGCCGTGGGTCGATCGGGGCGATGATAGGCGATCAGCTCGGCCGGCTCTCCTGCCACGCAGCGCACTTTGAGCCTGCCGGAAGGGGCCGCGAAGTAGGTGTCCACTTGACGTCGGCGCCACTGGCGGACGGCGCCGAGCCTGCGGGCGACCTGCCCGGCACGGCGCAAGTCGGCACAACGGGCCTTGAGTTCGATGTTCAGCATGAGTATGCCTCCTGCGAAGCGTAAGCGCATGCGCTCTCGCCGAGCCGGATGACGCGGGTCCCTCTCGTGCCCTGCGCAAGGGCAGGAGAGGGTAGTTTATTTGCCATCCAGGATCTGGCTGAACAAGCAAAAAAAGGTATTGAAAGTCTGCCCAATTTGCAATACCTTTGGTGCGCGTCCGCGGAGAGTTTTGCTGAAACCTGCAGCCCCGTGCCCCGTATAGAGGCGCGAATGCCTGCTTTTCGCGGCGTTCACGTGCGATGGCGTAGCGTGTCGGTAAGTGGTCGTCCAGTGGAGAATGACAAATGCACTTCCCGCGAAAATTGGTGGTCAGTCTTGGGGTTCTCCTGTTTT
This genomic window from Calditrichota bacterium contains:
- a CDS encoding class IV adenylate cyclase; the encoded protein is MLNIELKARCADLRRAGQVARRLGAVRQWRRRQVDTYFAAPSGRLKVRCVAGEPAELIAYHRPDRPTARESRYLICLVPDGKKLCQVLSLALDVVVVVDKQRTLYLLDNVRIHLDSVQGLGSFIEFEAVVRRPTQAAAARRRLDELCTTFGIAQSDMVAGSYADLLLAARTC